A single window of Desulfovibrio sp. DNA harbors:
- a CDS encoding nucleotide sugar dehydrogenase, whose amino-acid sequence MVTFEALQQGKETLAVVGLGYVGLPLAVALSRHMKVLGFDISAQRVKELQDGHDRTREVDDGKLQTADVRYTCDPAELRQAAVIIVAVPTPIDGHRSPDLTPVVGASKTVGQNMSRGCVVVYESTVYPGLTEEICVPILERESGLAFGKDFTIGYSPERINPGDKVHTLETITKVVSGSDDPTADLLVKVYGSVVTAGIHRASSIKVAEAAKVIENTQRDLNIALMNELAIIFGRLGIDTLEVLEAAGSKWNFLPFRPGLVGGHCIGVDPYYLTYKAEELGYHPEVILAGRRINDNMGKYVAECTVKRLIKSGRVISGARVGIFGFTFKENVPDLRNTRVVDVIRELEDYGVQVLVSDAEADPAEALHEYGQILLPQEDLRNLDAVILAVGHSAYKALTPEAIRSLFAQPDKSVVLDVKSFFDPAAMSGAGIDYWRL is encoded by the coding sequence ATGGTGACATTCGAGGCTCTGCAGCAAGGCAAGGAAACGCTGGCCGTGGTTGGCCTGGGCTATGTGGGGCTGCCCCTGGCTGTTGCCCTTTCGCGCCACATGAAGGTGCTGGGATTTGACATCAGCGCCCAGCGCGTCAAGGAACTGCAGGACGGCCATGACCGCACCCGCGAGGTGGACGATGGCAAACTGCAGACCGCCGACGTGCGCTACACCTGCGACCCAGCCGAACTCAGGCAGGCCGCCGTCATCATCGTGGCTGTGCCCACGCCCATTGACGGCCACCGCTCCCCTGACCTCACCCCCGTGGTGGGCGCCAGCAAAACCGTTGGCCAGAACATGAGCAGGGGCTGCGTCGTGGTGTACGAGTCCACCGTCTACCCCGGCCTTACCGAAGAAATCTGCGTGCCCATCCTTGAGCGCGAGTCCGGGCTTGCCTTTGGCAAGGACTTCACCATCGGCTATTCGCCGGAACGCATCAATCCCGGCGACAAGGTGCATACCCTCGAAACCATCACCAAGGTCGTTTCCGGTTCCGACGACCCCACCGCCGACCTGCTGGTCAAGGTGTACGGCTCCGTCGTCACGGCGGGCATACACCGCGCCTCCAGCATCAAGGTGGCCGAGGCCGCCAAGGTCATCGAGAACACCCAGCGCGACCTCAATATCGCCCTCATGAACGAGCTTGCCATCATCTTCGGCCGTCTGGGCATCGACACCCTTGAAGTGCTGGAAGCTGCGGGCAGCAAGTGGAACTTCCTGCCCTTCCGTCCCGGCCTCGTGGGCGGACACTGCATAGGCGTGGACCCCTACTACCTCACCTACAAGGCCGAGGAACTGGGCTATCACCCCGAAGTCATACTGGCTGGCCGCCGCATCAACGACAATATGGGCAAATACGTGGCCGAATGCACGGTCAAGCGCCTTATCAAGAGCGGCCGCGTCATCAGCGGCGCGCGCGTGGGCATCTTTGGCTTTACCTTCAAGGAAAACGTGCCAGATTTGCGCAACACCCGCGTGGTGGACGTCATCCGTGAGCTTGAAGACTACGGGGTGCAGGTGCTGGTCAGCGATGCCGAGGCCGATCCCGCCGAAGCCCTGCACGAATACGGTCAGATTCTGCTGCCGCAGGAAGACCTGCGCAATCTTGACGCCGTCATCCTGGCCGTGGGCCACAGCGCCTACAAGGCCCTGACACCCGAAGCAATCAGGAGTCTCTTTGCTCAGCCGGACAAGTCCGTGGTGCTGGACGTAAAAAGCTTCTTCGACCCCGCCGCCATGAGCGGCGCGGGCATAGACTACTGGAGGCTGTGA
- a CDS encoding M20 family metallopeptidase — translation MYHMRKKAENIRSQLATWRETLHRHPELSFKEFWTTEYLTKELAAMGIEIVDWGGETGVVGLLHGPRPGKCVALRADIDALPIEEKSGVPFTSENQGVMHACGHDSHMAALLGAARLLAEHKNDLKGTVKFIFQPAEEIFSGGALMVKKGVLENPHVDFIFGQHNNCEYPAGKGLISSGSIMACSAFISITVHGKGGHGAVPHLAHDPVVAAAAIIASLQSIVSREMRPTDAVVVTIGSIHGGTVANVIPDTVTMQGTVRCFDLELFNELEDRLRRIIDNTAAAYRVTADFEYNKLVPNVNNPPELTEWMRQGPMKEVYGEENILPCTPSMGGEDFACYMAETPGIFSWFGSGNPDKGIKFSWHNPAFNVDNESLVYGAALYAQVALDWLAKDAG, via the coding sequence ATGTACCATATGCGCAAAAAAGCGGAAAACATCAGATCCCAACTGGCGACGTGGCGTGAAACTCTGCATCGGCACCCCGAATTGAGCTTCAAGGAATTCTGGACGACCGAGTATCTGACAAAAGAACTTGCCGCCATGGGCATAGAAATTGTGGACTGGGGCGGCGAAACAGGCGTTGTGGGCCTGCTGCACGGCCCCCGCCCCGGCAAGTGCGTGGCCCTGCGGGCCGACATTGACGCCCTGCCTATTGAGGAAAAAAGCGGCGTCCCCTTCACTTCGGAAAATCAGGGCGTCATGCACGCATGCGGGCACGACAGCCATATGGCCGCCCTGCTGGGCGCGGCCCGCCTTCTGGCCGAACATAAAAACGACCTCAAGGGCACGGTAAAATTCATCTTTCAACCTGCGGAAGAAATCTTCTCGGGCGGCGCTCTCATGGTCAAAAAGGGCGTGCTTGAAAATCCCCATGTGGATTTCATTTTCGGCCAGCACAATAACTGCGAATATCCGGCCGGCAAAGGTCTGATCTCCTCCGGTTCCATCATGGCCTGTTCGGCCTTCATTTCCATCACAGTACACGGCAAGGGCGGCCACGGAGCAGTGCCGCACCTGGCCCATGACCCCGTTGTGGCCGCTGCGGCCATCATTGCATCACTGCAAAGCATCGTCAGCCGCGAAATGCGCCCCACCGACGCCGTGGTCGTCACCATCGGCAGCATACACGGCGGCACGGTGGCCAATGTCATTCCCGATACCGTCACCATGCAGGGTACGGTACGCTGCTTTGACCTTGAACTTTTCAACGAGCTTGAAGACCGGCTGCGCCGCATCATCGACAATACGGCCGCCGCATACCGGGTTACGGCCGATTTTGAATACAACAAGCTCGTCCCCAATGTGAACAACCCGCCGGAACTTACGGAATGGATGCGTCAGGGCCCCATGAAAGAAGTGTATGGCGAAGAAAATATCCTGCCGTGCACGCCCAGCATGGGAGGCGAGGATTTTGCCTGCTACATGGCCGAAACACCGGGCATTTTCTCATGGTTTGGCAGCGGCAATCCCGATAAGGGCATCAAGTTCTCCTGGCACAACCCTGCGTTCAACGTGGACAACGAAAGCCTGGTATACGGCGCGGCGCTCTACGCGCAAGTAGCCCTGGACTGGCTGGCCAAGGACGCTGGATAA
- a CDS encoding polyprenyl synthetase family protein codes for MIQLKARLALELPAINRALDKAVDTLPEPVRPITRHIFQAGGKRLRPLLTVLTARLLGNGNEDILDLAVTLEMLHAATLLHDDVLDNAVSRRGKPAAHTLYNVSSVILAGDALLSGANALVAQRDDPRLSRCFSEATSRTAAGEILEIASQGRVDTSAEQYEDMVRGKTAWLIRAACEMGALAAGADAAAVAAAATYGENLGMAFQMVDDALDFAPESATGKPTGGDVREGKLTPPLRLYRESLNEAERKDFDVAFTSLSMTEADAEAIALRIREAGFDAAVRTQADTFLDAARRALGSLPDKPERKVMYNMADYVRDRKK; via the coding sequence ATGATTCAACTCAAAGCACGCCTCGCCCTGGAACTGCCGGCCATCAACCGCGCTCTGGACAAGGCCGTGGACACATTGCCCGAACCCGTCCGCCCCATAACCCGCCATATTTTTCAGGCTGGCGGCAAGCGTTTGCGGCCCCTGCTCACCGTGCTCACAGCACGATTGCTGGGCAACGGCAATGAAGATATCCTGGATTTGGCCGTCACCCTTGAAATGCTGCACGCCGCCACCCTGCTGCACGACGATGTGCTGGACAATGCCGTGAGCCGCCGGGGCAAACCCGCGGCCCACACGCTCTACAACGTGTCCAGCGTCATTCTGGCGGGCGACGCCCTGCTGTCCGGGGCCAACGCCCTGGTGGCGCAAAGGGACGACCCGCGCCTTTCACGCTGCTTTTCCGAGGCCACAAGCCGCACGGCGGCGGGTGAGATTCTTGAAATCGCGTCCCAGGGCCGGGTGGACACCAGCGCTGAACAGTACGAAGATATGGTGCGCGGCAAAACCGCATGGCTTATCCGCGCCGCCTGCGAGATGGGCGCGCTGGCTGCCGGGGCCGACGCCGCTGCCGTGGCCGCTGCCGCCACCTATGGCGAGAACCTGGGCATGGCCTTTCAGATGGTGGACGACGCGCTGGACTTTGCCCCCGAGAGCGCCACGGGCAAGCCCACGGGGGGCGACGTGCGCGAGGGCAAGCTGACCCCGCCCCTGCGCCTCTACCGTGAAAGCCTGAACGAGGCTGAGCGCAAGGATTTTGACGTGGCCTTTACCAGCCTGAGCATGACCGAGGCCGACGCCGAGGCCATTGCCCTGCGCATACGCGAAGCGGGCTTTGACGCCGCCGTGCGCACACAGGCCGACACTTTTCTTGACGCGGCAAGGCGTGCCCTTGGCAGCCTGCCCGATAAGCCGGAGCGCAAGGTCATGTACAACATGGCCGACTATGTGCGCGACAGAAAGAAATAA
- a CDS encoding AIR synthase-related protein, which translates to MLYRVETGLHAGLDDTQGRKTAQHLLKALNLSTGSVRQIKVFTAEGLSEAQVRRLLDEGIWHDPILQAASLEPLPAGQPEPDWYVEVGFRPGVTDNEARTARDTAAMVLDIPRDSLRVYTAVQHRIVNDPAAPLTREQVDMLARDLLCNTLIQRYRIKSREEWQASPGFDAQAAQVTGEANDTVDTITLSGMSDDDLTQASRANTWALNLKEMHSIREQFTAPDEVERRKALGLPGDPTDVEMEVLAQTWSEHCKHKIFASRINYTDADTNRHEVVDNLYKTCIRDATAILRERMGENDYCKSVFKDNAGVIAFINGYDACIKVETHNSPSALDPYGGALTGIVGVNRDPMGTGMGAELVCNTDVFCFASPFHDKALPPRLLHPRRVLEGVREGVEHGGNKSGIPTVNGSLVFDERYLGKPLVYCGTVGVIPAEIHGRPGWFKKAETGDFIVMTGGRIGKDGIHGATFSSEELHEGSPATAVQIGDPITQRKMYDFIMRARDLGLYHAITDNGAGGLSSSVGEMAEDTGGCVLDIAKAPLKYDGLRPWEILLSEAQERMTLAVPPEKLDEFMELAARMDVEATALGTFTESGYFEVRYNDRIVASMPMQFMHEGVPQLELEAEWKTPEIKEISVDVADADQGAFLKRMLSRLNICSKEYIIRQYDHEVRGGSVIKPLVGVKRDGPADAGVLRPLLESDAGLVISHGICPKFSDYDTYWMMANAMDEAIRNAVAVGADPDALAGVDNFCWCDPVVSPSNPDGRYKLAQLVRACRALRQFSLAFGVPCISGKDSMKNDYTGGGERISIPPTVLFSVLGVIRNVTATQTSDFKKAGDYIYLLGGTWNEMAGSEAADELGLKGGHVPHVDAASAMARYRAVSALMGQRAISACHDCSDGGLAVALAEMCIGGRLGAELNLDAVHALQCMNKTELLYSESASRLLVSVKPELAMIFDAFGQWQLCSRVGVVTADSRLTIKSGDSVIANEDVEDLARAFKVTLDW; encoded by the coding sequence ATGCTCTACCGGGTGGAAACCGGCCTGCACGCCGGACTGGACGATACTCAGGGTCGCAAGACGGCCCAGCACCTGCTCAAAGCCCTTAACCTTTCCACGGGTTCCGTGCGTCAGATCAAGGTCTTTACGGCCGAGGGCCTCAGCGAGGCCCAGGTCAGGCGTCTGCTGGACGAAGGCATCTGGCATGACCCCATCCTGCAGGCCGCTTCTCTCGAGCCTCTGCCCGCTGGCCAGCCCGAACCGGACTGGTATGTGGAAGTGGGCTTTCGCCCCGGCGTGACGGACAACGAGGCCCGCACCGCGCGCGACACCGCCGCCATGGTGCTGGACATCCCGCGTGACAGCCTGCGCGTCTACACCGCCGTGCAGCACCGCATCGTCAATGATCCCGCCGCTCCCCTGACCCGCGAACAGGTGGACATGCTGGCCCGCGACCTGCTCTGCAACACGCTCATCCAGCGCTACCGCATCAAGAGCCGTGAAGAATGGCAGGCCAGCCCCGGCTTTGATGCGCAGGCCGCGCAGGTCACCGGCGAGGCCAATGACACGGTGGACACCATCACCCTGTCCGGCATGAGCGACGACGACCTCACCCAGGCCAGCCGCGCCAATACCTGGGCGCTGAACCTCAAGGAAATGCACAGCATCCGCGAGCAGTTCACCGCCCCCGACGAAGTGGAGCGCCGCAAGGCCCTGGGCCTGCCCGGCGACCCCACTGACGTGGAAATGGAAGTGCTGGCCCAGACCTGGTCCGAGCACTGCAAACACAAGATTTTCGCCTCGCGCATCAATTACACCGATGCGGACACGAACCGCCACGAAGTGGTGGACAACCTGTACAAAACCTGCATCCGCGACGCCACGGCCATTTTGCGCGAGCGCATGGGCGAAAATGACTACTGCAAGTCCGTGTTCAAGGACAATGCGGGCGTCATCGCCTTTATCAACGGCTACGACGCCTGCATCAAGGTGGAGACGCACAACAGCCCTTCGGCCCTTGACCCCTACGGCGGCGCGCTCACGGGCATTGTGGGCGTCAACCGCGACCCCATGGGCACGGGCATGGGCGCGGAACTTGTCTGCAATACGGACGTGTTCTGCTTTGCCTCGCCCTTCCACGACAAGGCCCTGCCCCCGCGCCTGCTGCACCCCCGCCGCGTGCTGGAAGGCGTGCGCGAAGGCGTGGAGCACGGCGGCAACAAGTCCGGCATTCCCACGGTCAACGGCTCCCTGGTCTTTGACGAACGCTATCTTGGCAAGCCGCTGGTCTACTGCGGCACTGTCGGCGTGATTCCTGCCGAAATACACGGCCGCCCCGGCTGGTTCAAGAAGGCCGAAACCGGCGACTTCATCGTCATGACCGGCGGACGCATCGGCAAGGACGGCATCCACGGGGCCACCTTCTCTTCCGAAGAGCTGCACGAAGGCTCCCCTGCCACTGCCGTGCAGATCGGCGACCCCATCACCCAGCGCAAGATGTACGACTTCATCATGCGCGCCCGCGACCTTGGCCTCTACCACGCCATTACCGACAACGGCGCTGGCGGTCTGTCCTCTTCCGTGGGCGAAATGGCCGAAGACACGGGCGGCTGCGTGCTGGACATAGCCAAGGCCCCCCTCAAGTACGACGGACTGCGCCCCTGGGAAATCCTGCTCTCCGAAGCGCAGGAACGCATGACCCTGGCCGTGCCGCCCGAAAAGCTGGACGAATTCATGGAACTGGCCGCCCGCATGGACGTGGAAGCCACGGCCCTTGGCACGTTCACCGAATCCGGCTACTTCGAGGTGCGCTACAATGACCGCATCGTGGCCTCCATGCCCATGCAGTTCATGCACGAAGGCGTGCCGCAGCTTGAGCTGGAAGCCGAGTGGAAGACTCCTGAAATCAAGGAAATCAGCGTGGATGTGGCCGACGCGGATCAGGGCGCTTTTCTCAAGCGCATGCTGAGCCGCCTCAACATCTGCTCCAAGGAATACATCATCCGCCAGTACGACCACGAAGTGCGCGGCGGCAGCGTTATCAAGCCGCTGGTGGGCGTCAAGCGCGACGGCCCGGCTGACGCGGGCGTGCTGCGCCCCCTGCTGGAATCCGACGCCGGGCTTGTGATCTCCCACGGCATCTGCCCCAAGTTCAGTGATTACGACACCTACTGGATGATGGCCAACGCCATGGACGAGGCCATACGCAATGCCGTGGCCGTGGGCGCGGACCCCGACGCCCTGGCCGGGGTGGACAACTTCTGCTGGTGCGACCCAGTGGTCAGCCCCTCCAATCCTGACGGACGCTACAAACTGGCACAGCTTGTGCGCGCCTGCCGCGCCCTGCGCCAGTTCAGCCTTGCCTTCGGCGTGCCCTGCATTTCCGGCAAGGACTCCATGAAGAACGACTACACCGGCGGCGGCGAGCGCATTTCCATCCCGCCCACGGTATTGTTCTCCGTGCTTGGCGTCATCCGCAACGTCACGGCCACCCAGACGTCGGACTTCAAGAAAGCCGGCGACTACATCTACCTGCTGGGCGGCACCTGGAACGAAATGGCGGGCAGCGAGGCCGCTGACGAACTGGGCCTCAAGGGCGGCCATGTGCCCCATGTGGACGCCGCCTCCGCCATGGCGCGCTACCGCGCGGTTTCCGCCCTCATGGGCCAGCGGGCCATCTCTGCCTGCCACGACTGCTCTGACGGCGGCCTGGCCGTGGCCCTGGCTGAAATGTGCATCGGCGGCCGCCTGGGCGCGGAACTCAACCTGGACGCCGTACACGCCCTGCAGTGCATGAACAAGACAGAACTGCTGTACAGCGAAAGCGCCAGCCGCCTGCTTGTGAGCGTCAAGCCCGAACTGGCCATGATCTTTGACGCCTTTGGGCAGTGGCAACTCTGCTCACGGGTGGGCGTGGTCACCGCCGACAGCCGCCTGACCATCAAGTCCGGCGACAGCGTCATTGCCAACGAAGACGTGGAAGACCTGGCCCGCGCCTTCAAGGTCACGCTGGACTGGTAA
- a CDS encoding LarC family nickel insertion protein has protein sequence MEVYLDCGGGISGDMTLAALAHLGVDFAPLTAALEKAGVACELEVREEVRAAGPGRCVDVRWRHEGQPLRHPADIAAIFNAVDLPAAVRQRALSVLDALTLAEAHAHQIAPEKVHFHEVGAVDTLVDILGVCYGLAQLGARRITASSLPWFSGSIDCAHGRIPLPAPATAWLLRDKPVYATDAREELITPTGAALLHALTDEFTGAPSGTLRAMGTGYGSRPAASGLRVWLLDAAPQADHSLGGRELVSQLETHIDHLTGEELGQALTVLADMPEVLDVLWLPGTGKKNRPSGLLRVLCLVGDEDAASRAVVRHTHTLGLRCQRMERLVLPRRAATARVAGRDMPAKLYEVEGRGYVRPEADALGRAAHEDGLGTPALRLAVDPEKSSKF, from the coding sequence ATGGAAGTATATCTGGATTGCGGCGGCGGCATCAGCGGCGACATGACCCTGGCGGCCCTGGCCCACCTTGGCGTGGACTTTGCCCCTCTCACGGCGGCTCTGGAAAAAGCGGGCGTGGCCTGTGAGCTTGAGGTGCGCGAAGAAGTCAGGGCGGCTGGCCCCGGCCGTTGCGTTGACGTGCGTTGGCGGCATGAAGGGCAGCCCTTGCGCCACCCTGCGGACATTGCCGCCATCTTCAATGCCGTGGATCTGCCCGCCGCTGTGCGCCAGCGCGCCCTGTCCGTGCTGGATGCCCTGACCCTGGCCGAGGCTCACGCCCATCAGATAGCTCCTGAAAAGGTGCATTTTCATGAAGTGGGGGCAGTGGACACCCTGGTGGACATCCTTGGCGTGTGCTATGGCCTTGCGCAATTGGGGGCGCGCAGGATCACGGCTTCGTCCCTGCCCTGGTTTTCGGGCAGCATTGACTGCGCACACGGGCGTATTCCCCTGCCTGCGCCCGCCACGGCCTGGCTTTTGCGCGACAAGCCCGTGTACGCCACCGATGCGCGCGAAGAACTGATCACCCCCACCGGGGCGGCTTTGCTGCATGCACTCACGGACGAATTTACCGGAGCCCCCAGCGGCACCCTCAGGGCCATGGGTACGGGCTATGGCTCACGTCCGGCTGCGTCGGGCCTGCGGGTCTGGCTGCTGGATGCGGCCCCCCAGGCAGACCATAGCCTTGGCGGGCGCGAACTGGTCAGCCAGCTTGAGACTCATATCGATCACCTCACCGGTGAAGAGCTTGGTCAGGCCCTCACGGTTCTGGCCGACATGCCCGAGGTGCTGGATGTCCTGTGGTTGCCGGGAACGGGCAAGAAAAACCGTCCTTCGGGTCTGCTGCGCGTGCTGTGCCTTGTGGGAGACGAAGACGCCGCAAGCCGTGCCGTGGTGCGGCACACCCATACCCTGGGGCTGCGCTGCCAGCGTATGGAGCGTCTGGTGCTGCCGCGCAGGGCTGCAACGGCCAGAGTGGCGGGGCGGGATATGCCCGCCAAGCTGTATGAAGTAGAGGGGCGCGGGTATGTGCGTCCCGAAGCCGACGCCCTGGGGCGGGCCGCGCATGAGGATGGCCTTGGGACTCCCGCGTTGCGTCTGGCCGTTGACCCTGAAAAAAGCTCGAAATTTTAA
- the mqnB gene encoding futalosine hydrolase encodes MSRVTLLVCAATGPELAGLLPDFAPPLTADAQSGKGSAADSQSDAASAAAAHSGEVGAAAAPADWPEMQLWPVRLKAGNALCCITGIGPINAALAMGHALSRAAAEGTPVSAVLNAGLAGAFDLEVRPLLSHCLVREEIWPEYGLHDGQSVTAGAFGFPQWQPPQGEAVRDRLTLSGVEALAPFGGRCAKDALADCRSLTVAGVSASFARAADLRGRYQADLENMEGFAVAYACARQGIPCVEVRSVSNKVGPRAREEKDFPGALRALAQVLPALNLI; translated from the coding sequence GTGAGCCGCGTGACCCTGCTTGTCTGCGCCGCCACCGGCCCGGAACTGGCGGGCCTTTTGCCGGACTTTGCGCCGCCTCTGACGGCTGACGCCCAATCCGGCAAGGGCAGCGCAGCTGACTCCCAATCCGATGCGGCCAGCGCAGCTGCCGCCCACTCCGGCGAAGTCGGAGCAGCTGCCGCCCCCGCAGACTGGCCCGAAATGCAGCTGTGGCCGGTACGCCTCAAGGCAGGAAACGCCCTGTGCTGCATCACGGGCATTGGCCCCATCAACGCGGCCCTGGCCATGGGCCATGCCCTGAGCCGGGCGGCGGCCGAAGGCACGCCCGTAAGCGCGGTGCTCAACGCGGGTCTGGCAGGCGCATTTGACCTTGAAGTGAGGCCCCTGCTTTCGCACTGCCTTGTTCGGGAAGAAATCTGGCCCGAATACGGTCTGCACGATGGCCAAAGCGTCACAGCCGGGGCCTTTGGCTTTCCGCAGTGGCAGCCCCCGCAGGGCGAAGCCGTGCGCGACCGCCTGACGCTGTCCGGCGTGGAGGCTCTGGCCCCCTTTGGCGGCAGATGCGCCAAGGACGCTCTGGCTGACTGCCGTTCGCTCACCGTGGCGGGCGTCAGCGCCAGTTTTGCCAGAGCGGCGGATCTGCGGGGCAGGTATCAGGCCGATCTTGAAAATATGGAAGGCTTTGCCGTGGCATATGCCTGCGCACGCCAGGGGATTCCCTGTGTGGAAGTACGCAGCGTGTCCAACAAGGTGGGGCCGCGCGCCAGGGAAGAAAAAGATTTTCCCGGCGCCCTGCGCGCACTGGCACAGGTGCTGCCCGCCCTTAACCTCATCTGA
- a CDS encoding CBS and ACT domain-containing protein: MPVQNWMTTDVVSVTPETSLLKVGKLMKDHHVRRLPVLDDAGRVVGIISDRDVRDASPSKATTLDMYEMHYLLAELKAKNIMTPNPLTVKPSDTVEQAALLMLDHKVGGLPVVEENGTLVGIISDHDVFKALVDITGARLGGLQFAIELPDQPGTARPVFDALRTHNARLLSVLTVSNDDGNRHLFIRVRDLGDKTAEDNLMEEVAKLGRVLYCIRQDG, encoded by the coding sequence ATGCCTGTTCAGAACTGGATGACCACCGATGTTGTCAGCGTCACCCCGGAGACGTCCCTGCTCAAGGTCGGCAAACTTATGAAGGATCATCACGTCCGCCGTTTGCCCGTCCTTGACGATGCGGGACGTGTCGTTGGCATTATCTCCGACCGTGACGTGCGTGACGCCTCCCCCTCCAAGGCCACCACGCTCGACATGTATGAAATGCACTACCTGTTGGCCGAGCTGAAAGCCAAAAACATTATGACTCCTAACCCCCTTACCGTCAAACCTTCCGACACGGTGGAGCAGGCCGCCCTGCTCATGCTTGACCACAAGGTCGGCGGGCTGCCGGTGGTGGAAGAAAACGGAACGCTGGTAGGCATCATTTCTGACCACGATGTTTTCAAGGCTCTGGTGGACATCACCGGCGCACGCCTTGGCGGCCTTCAGTTCGCCATCGAACTGCCCGACCAGCCGGGCACGGCGCGCCCCGTCTTTGACGCGCTGCGCACCCACAACGCGCGCCTGCTGTCGGTACTTACCGTGAGCAATGACGATGGCAATCGTCACCTTTTCATACGAGTGCGTGATCTTGGCGATAAAACCGCTGAAGACAACCTTATGGAAGAAGTTGCAAAGCTTGGGCGAGTGCTGTATTGCATCCGTCAAGATGGTTGA
- a CDS encoding MFS transporter, translating into MGFTWKHRHTSLAVVFVVWLVSYLDRMVMSTAIPYIADDFNLSAGEMGVVMSAFFAGYALCQIPGGILSDRFGARKVLVFAIAWWSIFTLFTGYASSLIGLVIIRICFGIGEGIGPAATWKSLAVWTPASERGRANSIMMSTNSLGPALAPLFVVAIMSYWGWRAVFHYLSIPGFLLCIWVWFTLYDNPKEKKGVSEEELRELEEDSSAQGVEQKRLTFMQVLSTPVVWKSFLLLFFSNTVAWGYMSWLPTYLVKSRGLAMGQMGIAASLPFFAGFIGAIVSGYLMDGALKKYRFHYVIVTQLCMALFLYLMFTAESVTSLMIFNVIAGYFCFCCVASVFSLPMMEVPKEIAGRAMGIVNTAGQLAGFLAPIVVGLLITTASDGVQNYNVAFGFLCCSNIMAAIIALFFHRSNVKAAAAA; encoded by the coding sequence ATGGGATTTACTTGGAAGCACAGGCATACATCGCTGGCCGTGGTTTTTGTGGTCTGGCTGGTTTCCTACCTTGACCGCATGGTCATGTCGACGGCCATACCGTACATTGCGGACGACTTTAATCTTTCCGCTGGTGAAATGGGCGTGGTCATGAGCGCTTTTTTTGCCGGTTACGCCCTCTGCCAGATCCCCGGGGGCATTCTGAGCGACCGCTTCGGAGCGCGCAAAGTTCTGGTGTTCGCCATTGCATGGTGGTCCATCTTTACCCTGTTCACTGGTTACGCCAGCAGCCTGATCGGCCTTGTGATCATCCGCATCTGTTTCGGCATTGGTGAAGGCATCGGCCCCGCCGCCACGTGGAAATCCCTGGCAGTCTGGACGCCCGCCTCGGAGCGCGGACGCGCCAACTCCATCATGATGAGCACCAACTCGCTGGGACCCGCCCTGGCCCCTCTTTTTGTGGTGGCCATCATGTCATACTGGGGCTGGCGGGCCGTGTTCCACTATCTGAGCATCCCGGGCTTTTTGCTCTGCATCTGGGTCTGGTTCACCCTCTATGACAATCCCAAGGAAAAGAAAGGCGTCAGCGAGGAGGAACTCCGGGAACTGGAAGAAGATTCCTCCGCGCAGGGCGTGGAGCAAAAACGCCTGACCTTTATGCAGGTACTGAGCACGCCCGTGGTCTGGAAGTCGTTTCTTCTGCTTTTCTTCAGCAATACCGTGGCCTGGGGCTACATGTCCTGGCTGCCGACCTATCTTGTCAAAAGCCGTGGCCTGGCCATGGGGCAGATGGGCATTGCCGCGTCGCTGCCCTTTTTTGCGGGCTTCATCGGCGCCATTGTTTCCGGCTACCTCATGGACGGCGCACTGAAAAAATACCGCTTCCATTATGTCATTGTCACCCAGCTGTGCATGGCGCTTTTCCTCTATCTCATGTTCACGGCTGAAAGCGTGACCAGCCTGATGATCTTCAACGTCATCGCCGGGTACTTCTGCTTCTGCTGCGTGGCGTCGGTCTTCAGCCTGCCCATGATGGAAGTGCCCAAGGAAATCGCGGGACGCGCCATGGGCATCGTCAATACCGCCGGGCAGCTCGCGGGCTTTCTGGCCCCCATTGTCGTGGGCCTGCTCATTACCACCGCCAGTGACGGCGTGCAGAACTATAATGTGGCCTTTGGCTTTTTGTGCTGCTCCAACATCATGGCAGCCATAATCGCCCTCTTCTTCCACCGCAGCAACGTCAAAGCCGCTGCCGCCGCTTAA
- a CDS encoding TusE/DsrC/DsvC family sulfur relay protein, translating into MAEITYKGKSFEVDEDGFLLRFDDWCPEWMDYVKESEGISEITADHQKILDFLQDYYKKNGIAPMVRILSKNTGYKLKEVYELFPSGPGKGACKMAGLPKPTGCV; encoded by the coding sequence ATGGCTGAGATCACCTATAAAGGTAAAAGCTTTGAAGTTGACGAAGACGGTTTCCTTCTGCGTTTTGACGACTGGTGCCCCGAATGGATGGATTATGTAAAAGAATCCGAAGGCATCTCTGAAATCACCGCCGACCACCAGAAGATTCTTGACTTCCTGCAGGACTACTACAAGAAGAACGGCATCGCCCCCATGGTCCGCATTCTGTCCAAGAACACCGGGTACAAGCTGAAGGAAGTTTACGAACTGTTCCCCTCTGGCCCCGGCAAAGGCGCATGCAAAATGGCCGGCCTGCCCAAGCCCACCGGCTGCGTGTAG